A section of the Rhipicephalus sanguineus isolate Rsan-2018 chromosome 11, BIME_Rsan_1.4, whole genome shotgun sequence genome encodes:
- the LOC119375049 gene encoding uncharacterized protein LOC119375049: MLRVPLFVVVLSVALIAVGGFPAPFGSICSRFRSLAGYKMATAAKLASYFTGERDAKEAVVVKVGSQALSTRRLTSLCYSFLFHPYLLEFVFLKCVRIHIKNEQTIPLLRSLRKLARYLTRAFISLTTERSSVPAMYSVPQEVAEDPDEGGAEPAAVEEPDVSVEAVQQTEVPAPPPSKPQELPVEGLASSDPVHDFKKQFAAGFAALEFANQLEKRRLAASGTPTMKPQQFDAQVLPVPLDHYKDYVTGGDTGGSLMRVAVVAQNIPKHFNSPQPPTGDTAQPWNQQGASEVHPEQPMEQQQPQTQDSRTEPASQSYSGEQHQGPIFPYGGWQAGQPSGYVAYPHSSYNVADAAGSDATHEHTTGDEHATHYNKHPDGVVPGSQFPQHSEGTPDAEPTPTSHMMESNAPDNHQGPRYRREADVDADEVYFARSHPPVPKADLDLSSQELRTGPLKDIKVLDLTDCLAKVFCTMAARPNVFGPWSANVTEYLRNIEKVHGDPDMMFWKQASAAGSANEDCEALFKKCTPPAEQLKELIDGNYAL; this comes from the exons ATGCTTCGAGTTCCACTGTTCGTGGTTGTGCTGTCCGTGGCCCTGATAGCTGTCGGAGGTTTCCCAGCCCCCTTCGGCTCCATCTGTTCGAGATTTCGGAGCCTGGCAGGctacaagatggctaccgctgCCAAGCTGGCCTCGTACTTCACTGGAGAGCGTGACGCCAAGGAGGCCGTCGTCGTAAAGGTAGGATCACAGGCCCTCTCGACACGCCGATTGACCTCGCTATGCTATAGCTT ccTGTTTCATCCTTACCTGCTGGAGTTCGTGTTC cttAAGTGCGTTCGTATACATATCAAAAATGAACAAACTATCCCACTACTTCGCTCATTGCGGAAACTTGCGCGATATTTGACTCGTGCGTTTATTTCACTTACTACTGAGCGTTCATCGGTGCCTGCGATGTACTCCGTGCCGCAGGAGGTTGCCGAGGATCCCGACGAAGGAGGCGCCGAGCCCGCCGCGGTCGAGGAACCAGACGTCTCCGTAGAAGCCGTACAGCAAACGGAGGTGCCAGCGCCGCCGCCGTCGAAGCCACAGGAGCTGCCCGTCGAGGGTCTCGCGTCGAGCGACCCAGTGCACGACTTCAAGAAGCAGTTCGCCGCGGGCTTCGCGGCCCTGGAATTCGCCAACCAGCTCGAAAAGAGGCGCCTCGCCGCTAGCGGCACCCCGACAATGAAGCCGCAACAGTTCGACGCTCAGGTCCTGCCCGTGCCCCTGGACCACTACAAGGACTACGTCACCGGTGGCGACACCGGCGGATCGCTGATGCGGGTCGCCGTAGTGGCGCAGAACATCCCGAAGCATTTCAACTCGCCGCAGCCACCGACCGGAGACACCGCTCAACCGTGGAACCAGCAGGGTGCTTCAGAAGTCCATCCGGAACAGCCGAtggagcagcagcagccgcagacCCAAGACTCCAGGACTGAACCGGCGTCACAGTCGTACTCCGGGGAACAGCACCAGGGCCCCATCTTTCCTTACGGTGGCTGGCAGGCGGGACAACCGTCCGGCTACGTCGCGTACCCGCACTCTTCGTACAACGTTGCCGACGCCGCAGGTTCTGACGCTACTCACGAGCACACGACCGGTGATGAACATGCCACGCACTACAACAAACACCCCGACGGAGTCGTTCCTGGTAGCCAGTTCCCGCAGCATTCTGAAG GTACGCCCGATGCCGAGCCCACGCCGACCTCCCACATGATGGAGAGCAACGCGCCCGACAACCACCAGGGACCCAGGTACCGTCGTGAAGCGGACGTAGACGCCGATGAGGTCTACTTTGCGAGAAGCCACCCCCCTGTACCCAAAGCGGATCTCGACCTGAGTAGTCAGGAGCTGCGGACCGGACCTCTTAAGGACATCAAGGTCCTCGACCTGACGGACTGTTTGGCAAAGGTCTTCTGCACGATGGCTGCTCGTCCTAACGTGTTCGGCCCGTGGAGCGCCAACGTGACCGAATACTTGAG GAATATCGAGAAGGTGCACGGCGACCCGGACATGATGTTCTGGAAGCAAGCGTCTGCTGCCGGTAGTGCGAACGAAGACTGCGAAGCACTGTTCAAAAAGTGCACGCCCCCCGCCGAACAGTTGAAGGAACTTATAGACGGCAACTATgctctttaa